A window from Shewanella livingstonensis encodes these proteins:
- the glnL gene encoding nitrogen regulation protein NR(II) has product MDTNNLLNHLVTAVLVINNQLKPSYANAAAAQLLGVGNHKLLEQTLPELYQLMGVEPQLLRDAINAGQGLTVNTAALITLDGQHHTIDITLVPIENDNNLSILELRQVDQQRRIHQQLNMDAQQQAAQFLVRNLAHEIKNPLGGLRGAAQLLSRELDSPDLKEFTTLIIEQADRLRNLVDRLLGPQRPTQHNEHNIHQVIQKVLKLVEMALPDNIHLKRDYDPSIPDIQMDSDQMQQAVLNIVQNAIQALEHCGGDIVIRTRTQHQVTIGTRRYKVVLALSIIDNGPGIPAELMDTLFYPMVTGRDEGSGLGLSIAHNIARLHGGRIDCISAPGHTEFIINLPLQ; this is encoded by the coding sequence ATGGACACAAATAACCTTCTCAATCATTTAGTCACCGCGGTGCTGGTCATTAATAACCAGCTTAAGCCAAGCTATGCCAATGCTGCGGCCGCACAATTATTAGGAGTTGGTAACCATAAGCTACTCGAGCAAACGCTTCCTGAGCTATATCAACTTATGGGGGTCGAGCCACAATTACTACGCGATGCTATTAATGCTGGCCAAGGGCTTACGGTTAATACCGCCGCATTAATAACCCTAGACGGTCAACATCACACCATTGATATCACCTTGGTGCCAATTGAAAACGACAATAACCTCAGCATCCTAGAATTACGTCAAGTAGATCAACAACGACGCATTCATCAGCAGCTTAATATGGACGCCCAACAGCAAGCTGCACAGTTTTTGGTACGTAATTTAGCCCATGAAATTAAAAACCCACTGGGCGGACTTCGTGGTGCGGCACAATTATTATCTAGAGAGCTCGACTCACCCGATTTAAAAGAATTTACCACCTTAATCATCGAACAAGCAGATAGATTGCGTAATTTAGTTGACCGTTTACTCGGCCCACAACGCCCAACTCAACATAATGAACACAACATTCACCAAGTGATACAGAAAGTCCTTAAGCTGGTTGAAATGGCGCTACCCGATAATATTCATTTAAAACGCGATTATGATCCGTCGATACCCGATATTCAAATGGACTCGGATCAAATGCAGCAAGCGGTATTGAATATTGTCCAAAATGCGATACAAGCTTTAGAACATTGTGGCGGTGATATTGTCATTAGGACTCGCACCCAACACCAAGTCACTATTGGAACTCGTCGTTATAAAGTGGTACTCGCCTTATCGATTATTGATAACGGTCCCGGAATTCCTGCTGAGTTAATGGATACGCTTTTTTACCCTATGGTCACTGGCCGCGATGAGGGTTCAGGCTTAGGTTTATCCATTGCACATAATATTGCCCGACTACATGGCGGTCGCATCGATTGTATTTCGGCACCAGGCCACACAGAATTTATTATTAACCTGCCATTACAATAA
- the glnG gene encoding nitrogen regulation protein NR(I) → MNISEQVWILDDDSSIRWVLEKALKGASLSTASFAAAESLWQALEASQPQVIVSDIRMPGTDGLTLLDRLQLHYPHIPVIIMTAHSDLDSAVSAYQAGAFEYLPKPFDIDEAINLVERALTHATEQTPQPVIDTTIKTPEIIGEAPAMQEVFRAIGRLSRSSISVLINGQSGTGKELVAGALHKHSPRKDKPFIALNMAAIPKDLIESELFGHEKGAFTGAANVRQGRFEQANGGTLFLDEIGDMPIDVQTRLLRVLADGQFYRVGGHQAVQVDVRIIAATHQNLEVQVQKGTFREDLFHRLNVIRVHLPPLSQRREDIAQLANHFLNTAAKEIGVEPKILTKETAVKLANLPWPGNVRQLENTCRWLTVMASGQEILPQDLPPELLKDPIASQQKAAGASDWQTALTDWIDEKLAAGESDLLTEVQPEFERILLETALRHTQGHKQEAAKRLGWGRNTLTRKLKELSMD, encoded by the coding sequence ATGAACATTAGTGAACAAGTTTGGATCCTCGATGATGATAGTTCGATCCGTTGGGTACTCGAAAAAGCCCTTAAAGGTGCATCGCTGTCAACGGCCAGCTTTGCTGCTGCCGAATCGTTATGGCAAGCTTTAGAAGCATCACAACCTCAAGTTATCGTGTCAGACATCCGCATGCCAGGCACCGATGGGTTAACCTTGCTTGATCGCTTACAACTGCATTACCCGCATATCCCAGTCATTATCATGACCGCCCACTCAGACTTAGACAGTGCCGTGAGCGCTTATCAAGCTGGTGCATTCGAATACTTACCAAAACCATTTGATATCGATGAAGCGATTAACTTAGTTGAGCGTGCGCTCACCCATGCGACAGAGCAAACACCACAACCGGTGATTGATACTACGATAAAAACGCCTGAAATAATTGGTGAAGCACCTGCAATGCAGGAAGTATTTCGGGCCATAGGCCGCTTGTCTCGCTCATCGATTAGTGTGCTCATTAATGGTCAGTCAGGTACAGGTAAAGAACTAGTCGCAGGGGCATTGCACAAACACAGCCCGCGTAAGGACAAACCCTTTATTGCATTAAATATGGCTGCTATTCCAAAAGACTTGATTGAATCTGAACTTTTCGGCCATGAAAAAGGTGCTTTTACTGGTGCCGCGAATGTGCGCCAAGGTCGTTTTGAACAAGCTAATGGTGGCACGCTATTTTTAGATGAAATTGGCGATATGCCAATTGACGTGCAAACCCGCTTATTACGAGTACTTGCTGATGGACAATTTTATCGTGTCGGCGGTCATCAAGCCGTGCAAGTAGACGTACGCATTATTGCTGCAACCCACCAAAACCTCGAGGTTCAGGTACAAAAAGGCACCTTCCGTGAAGACTTATTTCACCGCCTCAATGTGATTAGGGTGCACTTACCGCCGCTATCACAGCGCCGTGAAGATATTGCCCAACTCGCCAATCACTTTCTCAACACTGCCGCGAAAGAAATTGGCGTTGAGCCAAAAATATTAACCAAGGAAACTGCGGTCAAATTGGCTAATTTACCCTGGCCTGGTAATGTTCGTCAGCTGGAGAATACTTGTCGCTGGCTAACGGTAATGGCTTCAGGACAAGAGATTTTGCCGCAAGATTTACCGCCAGAGCTGCTTAAGGATCCCATCGCTAGCCAACAAAAAGCCGCAGGTGCGAGTGATTGGCAAACCGCGTTAACCGATTGGATTGATGAAAAACTTGCTGCGGGTGAAAGTGATTTATTAACTGAAGTTCAACCTGAGTTTGAACGAATTTTACTTGAAACAGCGCTAAGACATACCCAGGGACACAAACAAGAAGCAGCGAAGCGCCTTGGCTGGGGCCGTAATACCCTGACCCGCAAATTAAAAGAGCTGTCGATGGACTAA
- a CDS encoding sensor domain-containing diguanylate cyclase, with product MDFDAHYGVVIHQDFIPLYADDNYAKIFGYNTAQDILALKSVLELIDPELQDVAAHTYYALMSGIEKPQVRSYINRNRLGLKLNVLAIEHIVEWQGRAALKITIVDLTESTTLKQALVQSESRYQQLVYGSVQGVLVHRNFSPLYCNQTLAQLFGYPNIQSIMSLASILDVIEPSYQEQRLDANAALLANKVKPHPVEIKCLHLSGRIIWVKLIETVISWEQQPAIQVTMIDVTESYLLKDKLDKQIYVDCLTKALNRRGFIHFSQQLMTHSSLVHQHLYCVLMGIDDLKQINHLFGHDMGDKALIHFAQHCQSKLAETDLIARWSGDEFIAIVQASSKSIALKIAESIRHSIEHTALIEPESGKYIRFSACVGISNWQADDTIDSLILRADSALEQARSQITSQLVFA from the coding sequence GTGGATTTTGATGCTCATTATGGTGTAGTTATTCATCAAGATTTTATACCACTGTATGCAGATGATAATTATGCAAAAATCTTCGGTTATAATACCGCTCAAGATATTTTAGCGCTAAAGAGTGTTCTAGAGTTAATCGATCCCGAATTACAGGATGTAGCCGCACACACTTACTACGCATTAATGAGTGGTATAGAAAAACCTCAGGTACGCAGCTACATTAACCGTAACCGTTTAGGTTTGAAACTCAATGTATTAGCTATTGAACATATCGTTGAATGGCAAGGACGAGCAGCCCTAAAAATCACGATTGTTGATTTAACCGAATCGACAACACTTAAACAAGCTTTAGTGCAAAGTGAGAGTCGCTATCAGCAATTAGTGTATGGCTCGGTGCAAGGCGTATTAGTACATCGCAACTTTAGCCCACTGTATTGCAATCAAACATTGGCACAACTATTCGGTTACCCTAATATCCAAAGTATTATGTCACTCGCCTCAATTTTAGATGTGATTGAACCCAGCTATCAAGAACAACGCCTAGACGCTAACGCTGCGTTACTCGCAAATAAAGTTAAACCTCATCCTGTTGAAATCAAATGCTTACATCTTAGCGGTCGTATCATATGGGTGAAATTAATTGAGACTGTGATCAGTTGGGAACAGCAACCCGCGATTCAAGTTACCATGATCGATGTCACCGAATCTTATTTATTAAAAGATAAACTCGATAAACAAATCTATGTTGATTGCCTTACCAAAGCCCTGAATCGACGAGGGTTTATCCATTTTAGTCAGCAATTAATGACCCATAGCTCCCTTGTGCATCAACACCTTTATTGCGTCTTAATGGGGATAGATGACTTAAAGCAAATCAACCATTTATTTGGCCATGACATGGGTGACAAAGCGTTAATTCATTTTGCTCAGCATTGCCAAAGTAAGCTTGCTGAAACTGACTTAATCGCCCGTTGGAGTGGTGATGAGTTTATTGCCATTGTTCAAGCTAGCAGCAAAAGTATTGCACTAAAAATAGCCGAGAGTATTCGCCATAGTATCGAACATACAGCGCTTATCGAACCAGAAAGTGGTAAGTATATTCGCTTTAGTGCCTGTGTTGGGATATCTAACTGGCAAGCTGACGACACTATCGACAGCCTTATTTTACGGGCAGACTCAGCGTTAGAACAAGCCCGATCACAAATCACTAGTCAGCTAGTATTTGCATAA
- a CDS encoding cation diffusion facilitator family transporter codes for MSTSSEYDFWVKLASRASVATALCLIVIKLIAWLYSGSASMLGSLTDSFADALASIVNFIAIRYAIVPADKDHRYGHGKAEPLATLAQAAFILGSASLLLLYGGERLINPVPVTNAVSGIVVSIIAIVLTFALVLLQRHALKKTNSSLVEADSLHYKSDLLLNAAVLLALVLAQYGWWWADGLFAVFIALFIGNQAFGLGYRSIQSLLDRELDNETRDKIKALAKQDPRVQGIHDLRTRQAGKTTFIQLHMELAGDLSLHDAHEIADKAGLTIKAAFDDAEVIIHQDPV; via the coding sequence ATGAGTACATCTTCTGAATATGACTTTTGGGTCAAATTAGCTAGCCGCGCATCAGTTGCTACTGCGCTGTGCCTTATTGTGATTAAGTTAATTGCTTGGTTGTATTCGGGGTCGGCCAGTATGTTGGGCTCATTAACCGATTCATTTGCAGATGCACTTGCATCGATAGTTAATTTTATTGCGATTCGATATGCCATTGTGCCTGCAGATAAAGACCATCGTTATGGCCATGGTAAAGCTGAGCCGTTAGCAACGTTAGCTCAAGCTGCGTTTATTTTAGGTTCGGCATCATTGTTATTATTGTACGGTGGTGAAAGATTAATTAATCCTGTACCTGTGACCAATGCGGTTAGCGGGATTGTGGTGTCTATTATTGCGATAGTACTGACATTTGCACTCGTTTTGCTGCAACGACATGCGTTGAAAAAAACCAATAGTTCTTTGGTTGAAGCCGATTCATTGCATTATAAATCTGACTTACTCCTTAATGCTGCCGTGCTGCTAGCCTTAGTATTAGCGCAATATGGTTGGTGGTGGGCTGATGGTCTGTTTGCCGTATTTATCGCATTATTTATTGGCAATCAAGCGTTTGGTTTAGGTTATCGTTCAATTCAAAGCTTGCTTGATCGTGAATTAGACAACGAGACTCGTGACAAGATTAAAGCCTTGGCCAAGCAAGACCCTCGGGTTCAAGGTATTCACGATTTACGTACTCGCCAAGCAGGTAAAACAACATTTATTCAATTACATATGGAATTAGCCGGTGACTTGTCTTTGCATGATGCTCATGAAATAGCAGATAAAGCAGGCTTGACGATTAAAGCGGCGTTTGATGATGCTGAAGTCATTATTCACCAGGACCCGGTGTGA
- a CDS encoding Spy/CpxP family protein refolding chaperone produces MKTSSIIKTSLVALVASSALLAGQLYAADTTDSTVKTEQVAPKGDRHHGHQGGMHKMLRKLDLTDAQKVQVKAIFDKYKANRPERPTKEQRAEHRAEMLALITTAGFDEAKATEIAEAKQQMHLQKMLTHMKMQNEIYQLLTPEQQQTFQDKFNSGKGHKSRR; encoded by the coding sequence ATGAAAACATCATCAATCATCAAAACGAGTTTAGTTGCCTTAGTGGCAAGTTCAGCATTATTAGCGGGTCAGTTATATGCAGCTGATACTACGGACAGCACTGTAAAAACTGAACAAGTTGCTCCTAAAGGAGACCGACATCATGGTCATCAGGGCGGCATGCATAAAATGCTGCGTAAACTTGATTTAACTGACGCTCAAAAAGTACAAGTGAAAGCGATATTCGACAAATATAAAGCTAACCGCCCAGAGCGACCAACAAAAGAGCAGCGCGCTGAGCACCGTGCAGAAATGCTAGCGTTAATCACTACTGCGGGTTTTGATGAAGCTAAAGCCACTGAAATAGCTGAAGCCAAGCAACAAATGCATTTACAAAAAATGCTAACTCATATGAAAATGCAAAACGAAATTTATCAACTATTGACGCCTGAACAGCAACAAACGTTTCAAGATAAATTTAACTCAGGCAAAGGTCATAAATCGCGTCGTTAA
- a CDS encoding cytochrome C biosynthesis protein → MNRLISQLLLLLFVLILAPSSIANTATSADDSLWYSQQNEQPVVKLHFFWSKTCPHCREAHPFIDALGERFDWIELHDYAINEPGNVDKLMQMGKKTGVEPKSVPYFAICGEAVVGYNSHNVTGRFILERLVNCYQRQGGKADIGDKLDDFLGATPVENTPLFETCSDTSDDPQAEGSCGMSFDQASDIAPAPTVQPVDIPLIGAVHPEEMSLPVLTIVLAGVDAFNPCAFFVLLFLLSIMVNAGSRKRMLLVGGIFVFFSGFIYFVFMSAWLNLFQLLGGGDGGIIITCAGVLALIAAIVNIKDYFYGRGDVSLSMSVENRGSLIKRMGKLSKASSLPTMILGSTILAILANTYELLCTAGFPMIYTSVLSLSDLDTMQRYLYLIAYNVVYVIPLAAIVIVFSMTLGKRKLTEKEGEVLKLMSGIMMLGLGSMLVFNPNALQNAVFSVGLILGSIVLTFIIARIKRYIVQNKAG, encoded by the coding sequence ATGAACCGATTGATTAGCCAGCTGTTGTTACTTCTTTTTGTATTGATATTAGCCCCCAGCTCAATAGCCAATACCGCAACGTCAGCAGACGACTCACTTTGGTATAGCCAACAAAATGAGCAGCCAGTTGTTAAGCTGCATTTTTTTTGGTCTAAAACCTGCCCTCATTGCCGTGAAGCACATCCGTTTATTGATGCTCTAGGCGAACGCTTTGACTGGATAGAGCTACACGACTACGCCATTAACGAACCCGGCAACGTCGATAAACTCATGCAAATGGGCAAAAAAACGGGTGTCGAACCTAAATCCGTACCCTACTTCGCCATTTGTGGCGAAGCCGTTGTGGGCTATAACAGCCATAATGTTACAGGCCGTTTTATCCTAGAGCGCTTAGTTAACTGCTACCAACGTCAAGGTGGTAAAGCTGATATTGGCGATAAACTCGATGATTTTCTAGGGGCGACGCCCGTTGAGAATACGCCATTGTTTGAAACCTGTAGTGACACTAGTGACGATCCACAAGCCGAGGGTTCTTGTGGTATGTCATTTGACCAAGCCAGTGACATCGCCCCAGCACCAACCGTACAGCCTGTCGATATTCCATTAATTGGCGCAGTACACCCTGAAGAAATGTCATTGCCAGTACTCACCATAGTATTAGCCGGCGTTGATGCTTTTAATCCTTGCGCCTTTTTCGTGTTACTGTTTTTACTGAGCATTATGGTTAATGCTGGCAGCCGCAAACGTATGCTGCTGGTTGGCGGGATTTTTGTATTTTTCTCCGGCTTTATTTACTTTGTGTTTATGAGCGCCTGGCTCAACTTATTCCAGCTACTTGGCGGCGGTGATGGTGGTATCATTATTACTTGTGCCGGCGTATTGGCATTAATAGCCGCGATAGTGAATATAAAAGATTACTTTTACGGCCGCGGCGATGTCAGTCTATCAATGTCGGTCGAAAATCGTGGCTCGCTGATTAAGCGTATGGGTAAGTTATCTAAAGCCAGCTCGTTGCCAACCATGATTTTAGGCTCAACCATTCTGGCTATCTTAGCCAACACCTATGAGCTATTGTGCACTGCAGGTTTTCCAATGATTTACACCTCGGTGTTGTCATTATCAGATCTCGATACCATGCAACGTTACCTGTATTTAATCGCTTATAATGTAGTTTATGTTATCCCGCTTGCTGCCATTGTAATTGTATTCTCGATGACATTAGGCAAACGCAAACTCACCGAAAAAGAAGGTGAAGTCCTCAAACTAATGTCAGGAATAATGATGTTAGGTTTAGGCAGCATGTTAGTGTTTAATCCCAATGCTCTGCAAAATGCGGTCTTTTCGGTCGGCTTAATCCTCGGGTCAATTGTACTGACCTTTATTATTGCCAGAATTAAACGCTATATAGTACAAAATAAAGCAGGGTAA
- a CDS encoding response regulator: MNRILLIDDDIGLSDLLSQLLELEGFALSQAYDGEQGLMMAQQQDFDLILLDVMLPKLNGFEVLRALRQRKQTPVLMLTARGDEIDRVVGLEIGADDYLPKPFNDRELVARIRAILRRAQTTQQDSLSNEMMQFGDLRLDPTRQETYCNEQLIILTGTEFSLLFNLVEKSGELITKESLSENVLGKKLMPFDRSIDMHLSNLRKKLPERQDGRPRVKTLRGKGYIWIP, from the coding sequence ATGAATCGCATTTTACTTATCGACGATGATATTGGTTTATCCGATCTACTCAGCCAATTACTTGAGTTGGAAGGGTTTGCCTTAAGCCAAGCTTATGATGGTGAGCAAGGGCTAATGATGGCGCAACAGCAAGACTTCGATTTAATCCTCCTCGACGTTATGCTGCCTAAACTTAATGGCTTTGAAGTATTGCGGGCTTTAAGGCAACGCAAACAAACCCCAGTATTAATGCTAACCGCTCGCGGTGATGAAATAGATCGCGTTGTCGGCCTTGAAATCGGCGCTGATGACTACTTACCAAAACCGTTTAATGACCGCGAGTTAGTGGCACGAATTAGGGCCATATTACGCCGAGCACAAACAACTCAGCAAGATAGTCTCTCCAATGAAATGATGCAGTTTGGTGACTTACGCCTCGACCCTACCCGCCAAGAAACCTATTGCAATGAGCAACTAATCATCCTCACTGGCACCGAGTTTTCACTGTTGTTTAATTTAGTTGAGAAATCCGGCGAACTGATCACCAAAGAGTCGTTAAGTGAAAACGTATTAGGTAAAAAGCTAATGCCATTTGACCGCAGCATAGATATGCATTTGTCTAACTTACGTAAAAAACTACCAGAGCGCCAAGACGGCCGCCCACGCGTCAAAACCCTGCGCGGCAAAGGTTATATTTGGATACCTTAA
- a CDS encoding ATP-binding protein: MLKNNPFNRLFFKLLLGFWLCSSLIIALVSLLPLLQQNHDRSPLPPSLERVLKSVAKRIQQQPQLLGGKNLQRLHRSRNKEGNRNHNTGPLRLYLTDGEGQVLNTKRVSRGFRRFQLMAEEADHPISHQFRDELIFGPYSFVVNGKPYQLFGRFPDNHPRPWFFFFADNKLLTAGLAILLSGLLCGLLAWYLGKALRSLKYSANALAKGDLSNRVDAATASRRDEMGQLAQAFNSMADAVQAMINNQQRLMGDISHELRTPLTRLQLALALGRKKGQQSEELERIGYEALQLEALISELLTLSRVSLASHENKLVLELAESLSQVLDDAEFEAEQQGKLLQIDIPEALQLPQHPKTLSRAIENLLRNAIYYANSKITISAIQTGKQILITVEDDGPGIDPKELEAIFKPFYRPDTARDRQSGGWGLGLAITQAAITLHQGSIVVENILSTTGQRQGLKLSISLPAS; the protein is encoded by the coding sequence ATGTTGAAAAACAATCCATTTAATCGACTATTTTTTAAATTATTGCTGGGCTTTTGGCTATGCAGTTCGTTGATTATTGCTCTGGTATCGTTACTACCACTACTGCAACAAAATCATGATCGCTCACCTTTACCTCCGAGTCTTGAGCGAGTGCTAAAAAGCGTTGCTAAACGTATACAACAGCAACCTCAATTACTCGGAGGTAAAAACCTTCAACGTCTGCACCGTAGTCGCAATAAAGAAGGTAATAGAAACCATAATACTGGACCATTGCGTTTATATTTAACCGACGGCGAAGGCCAAGTATTAAATACCAAACGGGTCTCACGCGGATTTAGACGCTTTCAACTCATGGCTGAAGAAGCAGACCATCCGATCAGCCATCAATTTAGAGACGAACTTATTTTCGGCCCCTATTCTTTTGTGGTTAACGGCAAACCTTATCAATTATTTGGCCGCTTCCCCGATAATCATCCTCGGCCGTGGTTTTTCTTTTTTGCCGACAATAAATTACTCACAGCAGGCTTAGCCATTTTATTATCGGGGCTATTATGTGGTTTGTTGGCTTGGTATTTAGGTAAAGCACTACGATCGCTAAAGTACAGTGCTAATGCACTGGCTAAAGGGGATTTATCTAACCGGGTCGATGCTGCCACAGCAAGTCGTCGTGACGAAATGGGTCAATTAGCGCAAGCTTTTAACAGTATGGCCGATGCAGTTCAGGCGATGATCAACAACCAGCAACGATTAATGGGCGATATTTCTCATGAACTGCGCACACCACTCACTAGGTTGCAATTAGCCTTAGCTTTGGGCCGTAAAAAAGGGCAGCAAAGTGAAGAGCTCGAGCGTATCGGTTATGAAGCCTTACAACTTGAAGCGCTAATAAGTGAGTTACTTACTCTATCTCGAGTAAGTTTAGCCAGCCATGAAAACAAACTAGTACTCGAATTGGCTGAATCATTAAGCCAAGTGTTAGATGACGCCGAATTTGAAGCAGAGCAGCAAGGAAAACTGTTACAGATTGATATACCAGAGGCGCTACAACTACCGCAACACCCAAAGACACTGTCTCGCGCCATCGAAAACCTGCTGCGTAATGCAATCTACTATGCCAATAGCAAGATAACCATCAGTGCTATCCAAACTGGAAAACAGATACTCATTACCGTGGAAGATGACGGCCCAGGGATTGATCCAAAAGAGCTTGAAGCCATTTTTAAACCTTTCTATCGCCCAGATACGGCTAGAGACAGACAAAGTGGCGGGTGGGGTTTAGGGCTAGCAATTACCCAAGCAGCAATAACGTTGCACCAAGGCAGCATAGTGGTAGAAAATATTCTAAGCACAACGGGACAACGCCAAGGTCTTAAACTCAGTATCAGCTTACCGGCAAGCTAG
- a CDS encoding YqaE/Pmp3 family membrane protein, giving the protein MDLLRILIAILLPPLGVFLQVGLSKTLLLNIILTLLGYIPGIVHAVWVIAKR; this is encoded by the coding sequence ATGGATTTATTACGTATTTTAATTGCAATATTACTGCCGCCTCTTGGGGTTTTTCTACAAGTCGGGCTCAGTAAAACCTTATTATTAAATATAATTTTAACCCTGCTAGGCTACATTCCTGGAATAGTGCACGCGGTATGGGTAATTGCTAAGCGATAG
- a CDS encoding mechanosensitive ion channel family protein, which yields MICRFFLHSVNDNNQALQPRLNRWILLLSLVTMLTCLTGITPNYAQAAPSTDTVQQLIKINDPSSELKVEINGSVVKLTGTITELESKQRIINTIAILPGVTDVVDNIQLHAMEPLSLAPLQHDAQQFWTKTLQYLPNLALGLAIFLVLFWLSHPLARLLIRPLTWVTQSELIRLVMQRSFSVLIILLGLYIFLRLAGLTQFAVAIISSTGVIGLILGFAFKDIAENFISSLLLSVQRPFKLGDVIAVEGHLGVVKKVTARATTLVDYDGNHIQIPNATIYKNVIKNLTANPRMRGHFVIGIGYDAGVRKAQDIAMEIMNAHHGVLADPEPQVLIKNLGSSTINLQVYFWVNAETHSVPKVASILMRMLVRAYEANEISMPDDARERIFPQGLQLVPSEHLHDDSLLSTKHITPQSTEQSIQQARQQQNKKAQQSMDEAHNGASDDISSDTDDIRQQAAQSRDPETGANII from the coding sequence ATGATTTGTCGATTTTTTTTACACAGTGTGAATGACAACAACCAAGCTTTACAGCCTCGATTGAATCGATGGATTCTGTTGTTGAGTCTCGTCACTATGCTTACTTGCTTAACTGGCATTACGCCCAATTATGCTCAAGCAGCACCCTCTACAGATACTGTGCAGCAACTGATTAAAATCAACGATCCAAGCAGTGAACTCAAGGTTGAAATCAACGGTTCGGTGGTCAAACTAACCGGTACTATTACAGAACTGGAGAGTAAACAGCGCATCATTAACACCATAGCTATTTTACCAGGCGTTACTGACGTTGTTGATAATATTCAATTACACGCTATGGAGCCGTTATCTTTAGCTCCCCTACAACATGATGCACAGCAGTTTTGGACTAAAACCTTACAATACTTGCCCAACTTAGCCCTAGGGCTGGCAATATTTTTAGTGCTGTTTTGGCTTTCCCATCCTTTAGCTCGCTTACTTATACGTCCTTTAACATGGGTGACACAAAGTGAACTAATTCGTTTAGTGATGCAACGTAGCTTCAGTGTGTTGATTATATTGTTGGGTCTGTATATATTTTTGCGCCTCGCGGGCTTAACGCAGTTTGCGGTCGCTATCATTAGTAGTACAGGTGTTATAGGACTTATTTTAGGTTTTGCCTTTAAAGACATCGCCGAGAATTTTATTTCCAGCTTACTGCTCAGTGTCCAGCGCCCGTTTAAATTAGGTGATGTCATCGCTGTCGAAGGCCATTTAGGCGTGGTAAAAAAAGTCACCGCAAGGGCCACCACGTTAGTCGACTACGATGGTAACCATATCCAAATCCCTAATGCGACTATTTATAAAAACGTGATTAAAAACCTGACCGCAAATCCGAGAATGCGAGGGCACTTTGTGATTGGTATTGGCTACGATGCTGGTGTACGTAAGGCTCAGGACATCGCTATGGAGATCATGAATGCTCACCACGGCGTACTTGCAGATCCCGAGCCACAGGTGCTGATAAAAAATCTTGGCTCGTCCACTATTAACCTGCAAGTGTATTTTTGGGTTAATGCCGAAACTCACAGTGTGCCAAAAGTCGCTTCAATTCTAATGCGTATGCTGGTGCGCGCTTATGAAGCAAATGAGATCAGCATGCCAGACGATGCTCGCGAGCGTATTTTCCCCCAAGGCTTGCAGTTAGTTCCAAGCGAACATCTGCACGATGACTCGCTGTTAAGCACTAAACACATCACACCACAAAGCACAGAGCAAAGCATTCAACAAGCTCGTCAACAACAGAATAAAAAAGCGCAACAGTCAATGGATGAGGCTCATAATGGTGCCAGTGATGACATTAGTAGCGATACCGATGATATACGCCAACAGGCAGCACAATCACGCGACCCCGAGACGGGGGCGAACATTATCTAA
- the trmL gene encoding tRNA (uridine(34)/cytosine(34)/5-carboxymethylaminomethyluridine(34)-2'-O)-methyltransferase TrmL, translated as MFHIALYEPEIAPNTGNIIRLCANNGSQLHLIEPLGFDLEEKKLRRAGLDYSDLTSVTRHKNYADFLEAMAGKRIIACTTKGSRPHTQIAFQENDVLLFGPETRGLPMDIIDATPLAQRLRIPMTANSRSLNLSNSVAIISYEAWRQLGFAGAE; from the coding sequence ATGTTTCATATTGCCCTTTATGAACCCGAAATCGCTCCAAATACTGGAAATATCATTCGTCTATGCGCCAACAATGGCTCACAGTTACATTTGATTGAGCCGTTAGGTTTTGATCTCGAAGAAAAGAAACTCCGTCGCGCGGGTCTTGATTATTCGGACCTGACCAGTGTCACTCGCCATAAAAACTATGCTGATTTTTTAGAGGCCATGGCAGGAAAACGAATTATTGCCTGCACCACTAAAGGCAGCCGTCCTCATACTCAAATTGCTTTTCAAGAAAATGATGTGTTGTTATTTGGTCCTGAAACTCGTGGGTTACCAATGGATATTATTGATGCTACGCCACTGGCGCAGCGATTACGTATCCCAATGACTGCCAATAGCCGTAGTTTGAATCTATCTAATTCAGTCGCCATTATTAGTTATGAAGCATGGCGCCAACTCGGTTTTGCAGGCGCAGAATAA